DNA from Coffea arabica cultivar ET-39 chromosome 10c, Coffea Arabica ET-39 HiFi, whole genome shotgun sequence:
TCTGATCCTGGATTTTTTAGCCAACATTTTCAGCTCATCCACAGGACATATGACATCTTCAGGATTCCAAAGTTCAAATTTGCATACCGCACTGCTGAAGGGCCACAAACCATAAAAGATATGGGACTTTGTTTACCATTCATGGAGGATTGCAGAGAGCTTACCGGGTTGGTAGACACCAAGAATGAACCGTTCTTCGTCTCTGAAATAGTTCAGAAAGCTTTTATAGAGGTAGATGAGGTTGGCACAGAGGCTGCAGCCGTCAGCATTTTTGATATGGCATGCGGTTGTTCAAGATATTATGAACCCACAAGATTTGTGGCTGACCATCCTTTCATGTTCATGATAAGGGAAGAGGAGTCTAGGTCAGTGCTGTTCACTGGAGCTGTACTGAATCCTTTACTGAAGTGATCAGTTCTTTCGGTGGAAGAGGATTTAGCAtagtaggtttttttttttcttttttagcataattcaatttttatttgtAGGACCTTTTACTTTTTGAAGTAGGTAGAAATTATCTTTGATCTATGAACTGATTTCTAGATTGGCTCTTGCAACCCCCATAAACTTAAGATTGAGTTCCTCGAATCCAAAATGGAAATAAAGGATCAATTTTCTTCGCCCCACATAAAATTGGGTTTTGTATCAGTAGAATCATCTAGTAACCCCTGCAGACAACAGTGTTTACTTTTCAGTTTTTCCAATCccccaaaaagaagaagaagaaaaaaaaacgttTACCTGACCACTTCTGTTCTGGTGCTCTAAAttattcaatttttattttttgtccgCCATGTTTCCTCTTCCTTACCTTCATGTCTATGTAACAAAGTCATAATTTTGACTTGACCAATGCCAAAATAGTCAGGTTTCCATCACACAAGTTAGATGCAACATTCAAAACCCCCCCGTCCCCCAGTGTGGAAATTAAATCAAGTCTTTTAGTAGTACATGTTATTTGCTAATTAGTAGTACTAGTTTCTATATTGTTTAGTCTTGTTTCTTTTCAGTAATACATCGGTTGAACAGGTGAAGCAAGTTCCAAGTCCAAAGCCGAAGTTGTAAGTTGATTCCATTCGTGGATTCGGAAACTGTGAgtcaattgaaaaaaataataacaatggATTTTTGTGCCAAGATGACGGGCCATCTTCTGATCAACGAGATCGAAGATGGTTGCAGGAAGAATATGGTGCTATCCCCGCTATCATTCAATGCTGTACTCAGCATGATTGCTGCAGGATCGACTGGATTGACCTTGTACCAGACGTCCAAGTTTCTTGAATGCAACAACCTTGATCATGTCAATTCAAAGTTAAAAAACTTGACGAGCATTGCATCATCATCAACTGATGATCACAACACCACCAATGGCAATCATGGTGGTGGTCCTGTTATCTGTCTGGCGAATGGACTGTGGGCAGACAAACAATACCCTCTAAAACCATCGTATCAAAGACTCGTTGAGAGAGTTTATAAAGCCCAAGCCAAGAACGTGGACTTTGTTAACCAGGTATGttgattatttttcttttgttcaggAATTCACTTGGCTTTATGGAGCTGTATTGAATCCTCTACTTCAGGACTGATCCTGTCAACTCTCTCGACAAGAATATTAGTTTTGGGGGGTAGGGTTTCCAGCTTCGAGTTGAACTTGGCATGATAATGATGACATTGTCTTGTTTTTAAATCCAGTCGCTGGTGAATGTGTTTCTGCTGTTAACCATTTTCTGTTCCGCCGATGGTATAACCTCAGCTTCCTCATATGCCACTCTAGTCTAAGAACGATTAAGCACAAAAATACCAACAGTCTATCTCAAAGGAATCGTTCAACCTTGCAGATGATAAAGGGCCTTTATCAGTTAAGCTGTGATTGCAGCCAGTGAAATCCACATGCTTTAAGAATCCATATGGGGTGCAGTTACCtcataaaaatttcaaatcatCTCTTATTTTCAATATAAAACACAGCAAACTGGTAATGCCACGCTCAAATCTATAGCCAACAAAATTGCAACATGCATTGATATAATTGtggaaaaattactgttaaAACCAATCTGTAAATTGACTGCCACGCTGCACTTACGAAACATCACACGTATGACAGCATATAAATTGTAATCACAACAACCAACCGGCTAAACAAATGATATTTTCATCTCTAATAGTAATATCATCAGCAGTAGGAGAATGCAGAAGTCCTGAAACGATGATAAATATTTGTTCAATCAACTAGGGAAGCCAATCTACGACATTAAAAATCTATCAAACAAGTATACCTGCTATCTTCCTTCAAACAAAGTATGCGTGCTGTCTTAAATACATGATCCTCCAATCTCAAGCGCTTCAAGATGCGGTAAGCAAAGCAACCCAACTTCAATTTATCAACTTGCAGCTTCTGCATTAGGAGCTTATCAGGATGCAGAGATCAAGAAATTAGCCACACCTAAATTCCTCATTCAACTATCACACCATGCTGAAAGAcatcaattttttgtttttctgttgATTTTATACCACACAGAGCAATAACACAGTCCATCTTGACTTGGACGACCCTATCTTGAAGTAATAACATCCGAGCCCGAAGTTGTCATCAGGCTTCCACTATCAGACATGTAGAAATAATTGTAATTAATTCTCGTAACCAAATCTGCCAAATGAGGAAACTGCCCCACGTTCAGCTTGAAAGATAGAATCTGCAACATAGTGATAAAGATGATGAAATCCTTTTCTCCTAAGCTGGAGAATATCAAAACTATAACCAAGATTAACCGCAGTTTTTCCATTATCCATGCTACTACACAACAGTGGATTTACACTTCAATCCACTAGCGCATGGACATAAATTTTCTTAGCATATGCATCAAAAccaacaaaaggatagagaagGAATACCCTGAGAAGGAAAGCTATGCATTCATCGAACTGTCTCTCTATCCGATCTACTTCCATTTCGCATCTTGTCTTTATGGCAGACACTGCTCCACCACTGCTTAGAGTCTGCTGTATGGAGTAGAAGTCCAAAGCAAGTCCAAGGATATTGTTGATTCGGCTGGCTATCAATGCCCACTAGTAATGAAACAATAATCATCAAAAATGTTAACACAATTTATCTTATTAGTTTCTTAACAAAACGTCCAATAGAAAGCGAAAATAAGGGTAGGCAAAAGCAAAGTTATTGGAGGCAGTTATGGACCAGCTTGTCAGGAACAACAAAGCACTGTCTCTGAATTGACAAAAGATAGGATTCATGCACTTCAATGACTTCATCCAAAGACCCAGCTGCTGCAACACCTTCACAGAGT
Protein-coding regions in this window:
- the LOC140016194 gene encoding serpin-ZX-like → MTGHLLINEIEDGCRKNMVLSPLSFNAVLSMIAAGSTGLTLYQTSKFLECNNLDHVNSKLKNLTSIASSSTDDHNTTNGNHGGGPVICLANGLWADKQYPLKPSYQRLVERVYKAQAKNVDFVNQSLVNVFLLLTIFCSADGITSASSYATLV